The following coding sequences are from one Melanotaenia boesemani isolate fMelBoe1 chromosome 17, fMelBoe1.pri, whole genome shotgun sequence window:
- the LOC121656755 gene encoding sodium bicarbonate cotransporter 3-like isoform X2, with the protein MDKKSTGEHVLTGLDEEAIVDHGKTSFTTLSNYERDELESHRAVYVGVHVPIGKESKRRHRHRGHKHHRKRKEKDTEDGKDDGRESPTYDTPSQRVQFILGTEDDDLEHIPHDLFTEMDELSFRDGSATEWRETARWLKFEEDVEDGGERWSKPYVATLSLHSLFELRSCILNGTVMLDMRANSIEEIADMVIDNMVASGQLKEDLRDKVREAMLKKHHHQNERKLSNRIPLVRSIADIGKKHSDPLLLERNGEGLSSSRLSLHKPGSASSVSNLSQRRESRVSILLNHLLPSSSYNSGLSPGHSPLSTPQNTPSSFRRSTQSPSQTLGAGLGPQGIPEVVVSPPEDDGAPNSTEEETVSPQLGRRASSASQNIELLSLEGPLVPQTSVPNNLDGNKAMERRPSKVGVSRESSSVDFSKVDMNFMKKIPPDAEASNILVGEVDFLEKPIIAFIRLSPAVLITGLTEVPVPTRFLFLLLGPHGKGPQYHEIGRSMATLMTDEIFHDVAYKAKDRTDLLSGIDEFLDQVTVLPPGEWDPTIRIEPPKHVPSQSKRKKPPQPNGTASPAGELEKDGDNHVGPELQRTGRIFGGLILDVKRKAPFYWSDIKDSLSLQCLASILFLYCACMSPVITFGGLLGEATKGNISAIESLFGASLTGVAFSLFAGQPLTILGSTGPVLVFEKILFKFCNDYSLSYLSLRTSIGLWTAFLCLVLVATDASSLVCYITRFTEEAFAALICIIFIYEALEKLFHLGEFYPVNTHNNLDNLTLYSCHCSRPTNASDVPAQLLNQTEYNSSDSIPWSSLNVSMCKLLHGEFVGPACGHHGPYIPDVLFWSIILFFTTFFLSSFLKQFKTDRYFPTKVRSTISDFAVFITIMIMVLVDYLMGIPSPKLNVPDRFEPTSKNRGWLMDPLGENPWWTLLVAALPALLCTILIFMDQQITAVIINRKEHKLQKGCGYHLDLLVVALMLGVCSMMGLPWFVAATVLSISHVNSLKVESGCSAPGEQPKFLGIREQRVTGFMIFVLMGCSVFMTSVLKFIPMPVLYGVFLYMGASSLKGIQFFDRIKLFGMPAKHQPDLIYLRYVPLWKVHIFTLVQLTCLVLLWVIKASAAAVVFPMMVLALVFIRKLLDFFFTKRELSWLDDLMPESKKKKEDDKKKKVREKLEEESRMQEEEEMGLKVTFESSNLLNIPVKTLSGSSDSDPLVVNISDEMAKTAVWKAVNSSADSCVPPVNRSRSQEKVACVRVDISPDTPGEGSAAETFL; encoded by the exons GGTTTGGATGAGGAGGCAATAGTTGACCATGGAAAGACCAGCTTCACCACTCTCTCAAACTATGAGAGAGATGAGTTGGAAA GCCACAGAGCAGTGTACGTAGGTGTCCATGTTCCTATCGGAAAGGAAAGCAAACGGAGGCATCGCCACAGAGGACACAAACATCACcgaaagaggaaagaaaaagacacagagGATGGAAAAGATGATGGCAGGGAATCCCCCACTTATG ACACACCATCCCAAAGGGTACAGTTCATCTTGGGAACAGAGGACGATGACCTCGAGCACATCCCCCATGACCTCTTCACTGAGATGGATGAGCTCTCCTTCAGAGATGGAAGTGCCACTGAGTGGAGAGAGACAGCCAG ATGGTTGAAATTTGAAGAGGATGTGGAAGATGGCGGAGAAAGGTGGAGTAAGCCGTATGTGGCCACATTGTCACTTCACAGCTTATTTGAACTGCGTAGCTGCATACTTAATGGCACAGTCATGCTGGATATGAGGGCCAACAGTATTGAGGAAATTGCAG ACATGGTGATAGACAACATGGTGGCATCAGGTCAGCTGAAGGAGGATCTGCGTGACAAGGTGCGGGAAGCGATGCTGAAGAAACACCACCATCAGAATGAGAGAAAGCTCAGCAATCGCATCCCTCTGGTGCGCTCCATTGCTGACATAGGCAAGAAACATTCTGACCCACTCTTGCTTGAAAGAAACG GAGAGGGCCTCTCCTCTTCACGTCTCTCTCTCCACAAGCCAGGGTCAGCCTCCTCTGTCTCCAACCTGTCGCAGAGACGGGAGTCAAGAGTCTCCATCCTGCTCAACCATCTCCTGCCCTCCTCTTCCTACAACAGTGGGCTGTCCCCAGGCCACTCTCCCCTCAGCACTCCTCAAAATACCCCTTCATCTTTTCGTCGTTCCACTCAGAGCCCTTCACAAACCCTTGGCGCAGGTCTCGGCCCCCAAGGCATCCCAGAGGTGGTGGTATCTCCTCCTGAGGATGATGGCGCGCCAAACTCTACAGAAGAGGAAACAGTATCACCACAGCTCGGCCGGCGAGCATCCTCGGCATCCCAGAACATTGAGCTGCTGTCGTTAGAAG GACCACTGGTGCCTCAGACATCTGTCCCAAACAACCTGGATGGCAACAAGGCAATGGAGAGGAGGCCATCTAAAGTAGGGGTCAGTAGAGAAAGCAGCAGTGTGGACTTCAGCAAG GTGGACATGAATTTCATGAAAAAGATTCCTCCAGATGCTGAGGCTTCTAATATTCTGGTGGGAGAGGTAGACTTCCTGGAAAAGCCCATAATAGCATTTATTCGATTGTCACCGGCTGTCCTAATCACAGGCCTCACTGAGGTACCTGTGCCCACAAG gtttcttttcctccttctgGGTCCTCATGGGAAAGGACCACAGTACCATGAAATTGGCAGATCCATGGCAACACTAATGACAGATGAA ATTTTCCATGACGTGGCATACAAGGCCAAAGACAGAACTGATCTGCTCTCTGGGATTGATGAGTTCCTTGATCAGGTGACTGTGCTTCCCCCTGGAGAATGGGACCCCACAATCCGGATTGAGCCCCCGAAGCATGTCCCATCTCAg TCAAAGAGGAAGAAACCACCCCAGCCGAATGGCACTGCCTCTCCAGCTGGGGAGCTGGAAAAAGACGGGGACAACCATGTGGGACCTGAACTTCAGAGAACTGGGAG GATTTTTGGAGGTTTGATCCTGGATGTTAAGCGGAAAGCACCGTTCTACTGGAGCGACATTAAGGACTCACTCAGTCTGCAGTGTCTAGCCTCTATCCTTTTCCTCTACTGCGCTTGTATGTCCCCTGTCATCACATTTGGAGGTCTGCTTGGAGAGGCAACGAAAGGCAACATA AGTGCAATAGAGTCTCTGTTTGGAGCATCATTGACAGGAGTGGCATTCTCCCTCTTCGCAGGCCAGCCCCTCACTATTCTTGGCAGCACAGGGCCTGTTTTAGTGTTTGAGAAGATCCTTTTTAAGTTCTGCAA TGACTATAGTTTGTCCTACCTGTCACTGCGAACCAGCATTGGTTTGTGGACAGCCTTCCTGTGTCTAGTTCTGGTGGCCACAGATGCTAGTTCCCTAGTATGTTACATCACCCGCTTCACAGAGGAGGCCTTCGCGGCACTCATCTGCATCATCTTTATCTATGAGGCTCTAGAAAAGCTCTTTCACCTTGGAGAATTCTACCCAGTCAATACGCACAACAATTTGGACAATCTAACTCTCTATTC GTGTCACTGCTCTCGACCAACCAATGCATCAGATGTGCCTGCACAGCTTTTGAACCAGACAGAGTACAACAGCTCGGACTCCATCCCATGGAGCAGTCTCAATGTTTCG ATGTGTAAACTGCTCCATGGGGAATTTGTGGGGCCAGCTTGTGGTCATCATGGGCCTTATATCCCAGATGTTCTCTTTTGGTCTATTATCCTTTTCTTCACCACTTTCTTTTTGTCCTCATTCCTCAAGCAGTTTAAGACGGACAGATACTTCCCCACCAAG GTACGTTCCACTATCAGTGATTTTGCTGTATTTATAACCATCATGATCATGGTACTGGTGGACTATCTGATGGGGATCCCTTCTCCTAAACTGAATGTCCCAGACCGCTTTGAG CCAACTTCAAAGAACAGAGGCTGGCTGATGGACCCTTTAGGAGAAAATCCCTGGTGGACGTTGCTGGTGGCAGCACTTCCTGCGTTGCTCTGTACCATCCTCATCTTTATGGACCAGCAAATTACTGCAGTCATCATCAACCGCAAAGAGCACAAGCTTCAG AAAGGCTGTGGCTATCACCTGGATTTGCTGGTAGTGGCATTAATGCTGGGTGTGTGCTCCATGATGGGCTTGCCATGGTTCGTGGCTGCAACCGTCCTGTCTATTTCCCACGTTAACAGCCTGAAGGTGGAGTCTGGCTGCTCTGCACCAGGAGAGCAGCCCAAGTTTCTGGGCATACGAGAACAGCGCGTTACTGGGTTTATGATATTTGTCCTCATGGGTTGCTCTGTTTTCATGACATCGGTGCTAAAG TTTATTCCTATGCCCGTTCTGTATGGAGTATTTCTCTACATGGGCGCCTCTTCTCTCAAAGGCATTCAA TTCTTTGACAGAATCAAGCTGTTTGGCATGCCTGCAAAGCATCAGCCAGATCTCATCTATCTGCGCTACGTACCACTCTGGAAGGTCCACATCTTCACGCTGGTGCAGCTCACCTGCTTAGTACTGCTCTGGGTAATCAAggcctctgcagcagctgtcgTATTCCCCATGATG GTTCTGGCACTTGTTTTTATCCGGAAGCTCCTagactttttctttacaaaaagaGAGTTAAGCTGGCTGGATGACCTCATGCCagagagcaaaaagaaaaaagaggatgacaagaagaagaaagtccGTGAAAAGCTG GAGGAGGAGTCTAGAatgcaggaggaagaggagatggGACTTAAAGTCACCTTTGAAAGCTCAAACCTGCTCAACATCCCAGTAAAAACACTCTCAGGGAG TTCTGATTCTGACCCCTTGGTTGTAAATATCTCTGATGAAATGGCCAAAACCGCAGTGTGGAAAGCAGTGAACTCGAGTGCAGATTCTTGTGTCCCACCTGTGAATCGTAGTAGAAG CCAAGAAAAGGTGGCCTGTGTTAGAGTTGACATCAGCCCAGACACCCCTGGGGAAGGCTCCGCTGCAGAGACCTTCCTGTGA
- the LOC121656755 gene encoding sodium bicarbonate cotransporter 3-like isoform X1 — MDGSSEQMKPLLRTGLDEEAIVDHGKTSFTTLSNYERDELESHRAVYVGVHVPIGKESKRRHRHRGHKHHRKRKEKDTEDGKDDGRESPTYDTPSQRVQFILGTEDDDLEHIPHDLFTEMDELSFRDGSATEWRETARWLKFEEDVEDGGERWSKPYVATLSLHSLFELRSCILNGTVMLDMRANSIEEIADMVIDNMVASGQLKEDLRDKVREAMLKKHHHQNERKLSNRIPLVRSIADIGKKHSDPLLLERNGEGLSSSRLSLHKPGSASSVSNLSQRRESRVSILLNHLLPSSSYNSGLSPGHSPLSTPQNTPSSFRRSTQSPSQTLGAGLGPQGIPEVVVSPPEDDGAPNSTEEETVSPQLGRRASSASQNIELLSLEGPLVPQTSVPNNLDGNKAMERRPSKVGVSRESSSVDFSKVDMNFMKKIPPDAEASNILVGEVDFLEKPIIAFIRLSPAVLITGLTEVPVPTRFLFLLLGPHGKGPQYHEIGRSMATLMTDEIFHDVAYKAKDRTDLLSGIDEFLDQVTVLPPGEWDPTIRIEPPKHVPSQSKRKKPPQPNGTASPAGELEKDGDNHVGPELQRTGRIFGGLILDVKRKAPFYWSDIKDSLSLQCLASILFLYCACMSPVITFGGLLGEATKGNISAIESLFGASLTGVAFSLFAGQPLTILGSTGPVLVFEKILFKFCNDYSLSYLSLRTSIGLWTAFLCLVLVATDASSLVCYITRFTEEAFAALICIIFIYEALEKLFHLGEFYPVNTHNNLDNLTLYSCHCSRPTNASDVPAQLLNQTEYNSSDSIPWSSLNVSMCKLLHGEFVGPACGHHGPYIPDVLFWSIILFFTTFFLSSFLKQFKTDRYFPTKVRSTISDFAVFITIMIMVLVDYLMGIPSPKLNVPDRFEPTSKNRGWLMDPLGENPWWTLLVAALPALLCTILIFMDQQITAVIINRKEHKLQKGCGYHLDLLVVALMLGVCSMMGLPWFVAATVLSISHVNSLKVESGCSAPGEQPKFLGIREQRVTGFMIFVLMGCSVFMTSVLKFIPMPVLYGVFLYMGASSLKGIQFFDRIKLFGMPAKHQPDLIYLRYVPLWKVHIFTLVQLTCLVLLWVIKASAAAVVFPMMVLALVFIRKLLDFFFTKRELSWLDDLMPESKKKKEDDKKKKVREKLEEESRMQEEEEMGLKVTFESSNLLNIPVKTLSGSSDSDPLVVNISDEMAKTAVWKAVNSSADSCVPPVNRSRSQEKVACVRVDISPDTPGEGSAAETFL; from the exons GGTTTGGATGAGGAGGCAATAGTTGACCATGGAAAGACCAGCTTCACCACTCTCTCAAACTATGAGAGAGATGAGTTGGAAA GCCACAGAGCAGTGTACGTAGGTGTCCATGTTCCTATCGGAAAGGAAAGCAAACGGAGGCATCGCCACAGAGGACACAAACATCACcgaaagaggaaagaaaaagacacagagGATGGAAAAGATGATGGCAGGGAATCCCCCACTTATG ACACACCATCCCAAAGGGTACAGTTCATCTTGGGAACAGAGGACGATGACCTCGAGCACATCCCCCATGACCTCTTCACTGAGATGGATGAGCTCTCCTTCAGAGATGGAAGTGCCACTGAGTGGAGAGAGACAGCCAG ATGGTTGAAATTTGAAGAGGATGTGGAAGATGGCGGAGAAAGGTGGAGTAAGCCGTATGTGGCCACATTGTCACTTCACAGCTTATTTGAACTGCGTAGCTGCATACTTAATGGCACAGTCATGCTGGATATGAGGGCCAACAGTATTGAGGAAATTGCAG ACATGGTGATAGACAACATGGTGGCATCAGGTCAGCTGAAGGAGGATCTGCGTGACAAGGTGCGGGAAGCGATGCTGAAGAAACACCACCATCAGAATGAGAGAAAGCTCAGCAATCGCATCCCTCTGGTGCGCTCCATTGCTGACATAGGCAAGAAACATTCTGACCCACTCTTGCTTGAAAGAAACG GAGAGGGCCTCTCCTCTTCACGTCTCTCTCTCCACAAGCCAGGGTCAGCCTCCTCTGTCTCCAACCTGTCGCAGAGACGGGAGTCAAGAGTCTCCATCCTGCTCAACCATCTCCTGCCCTCCTCTTCCTACAACAGTGGGCTGTCCCCAGGCCACTCTCCCCTCAGCACTCCTCAAAATACCCCTTCATCTTTTCGTCGTTCCACTCAGAGCCCTTCACAAACCCTTGGCGCAGGTCTCGGCCCCCAAGGCATCCCAGAGGTGGTGGTATCTCCTCCTGAGGATGATGGCGCGCCAAACTCTACAGAAGAGGAAACAGTATCACCACAGCTCGGCCGGCGAGCATCCTCGGCATCCCAGAACATTGAGCTGCTGTCGTTAGAAG GACCACTGGTGCCTCAGACATCTGTCCCAAACAACCTGGATGGCAACAAGGCAATGGAGAGGAGGCCATCTAAAGTAGGGGTCAGTAGAGAAAGCAGCAGTGTGGACTTCAGCAAG GTGGACATGAATTTCATGAAAAAGATTCCTCCAGATGCTGAGGCTTCTAATATTCTGGTGGGAGAGGTAGACTTCCTGGAAAAGCCCATAATAGCATTTATTCGATTGTCACCGGCTGTCCTAATCACAGGCCTCACTGAGGTACCTGTGCCCACAAG gtttcttttcctccttctgGGTCCTCATGGGAAAGGACCACAGTACCATGAAATTGGCAGATCCATGGCAACACTAATGACAGATGAA ATTTTCCATGACGTGGCATACAAGGCCAAAGACAGAACTGATCTGCTCTCTGGGATTGATGAGTTCCTTGATCAGGTGACTGTGCTTCCCCCTGGAGAATGGGACCCCACAATCCGGATTGAGCCCCCGAAGCATGTCCCATCTCAg TCAAAGAGGAAGAAACCACCCCAGCCGAATGGCACTGCCTCTCCAGCTGGGGAGCTGGAAAAAGACGGGGACAACCATGTGGGACCTGAACTTCAGAGAACTGGGAG GATTTTTGGAGGTTTGATCCTGGATGTTAAGCGGAAAGCACCGTTCTACTGGAGCGACATTAAGGACTCACTCAGTCTGCAGTGTCTAGCCTCTATCCTTTTCCTCTACTGCGCTTGTATGTCCCCTGTCATCACATTTGGAGGTCTGCTTGGAGAGGCAACGAAAGGCAACATA AGTGCAATAGAGTCTCTGTTTGGAGCATCATTGACAGGAGTGGCATTCTCCCTCTTCGCAGGCCAGCCCCTCACTATTCTTGGCAGCACAGGGCCTGTTTTAGTGTTTGAGAAGATCCTTTTTAAGTTCTGCAA TGACTATAGTTTGTCCTACCTGTCACTGCGAACCAGCATTGGTTTGTGGACAGCCTTCCTGTGTCTAGTTCTGGTGGCCACAGATGCTAGTTCCCTAGTATGTTACATCACCCGCTTCACAGAGGAGGCCTTCGCGGCACTCATCTGCATCATCTTTATCTATGAGGCTCTAGAAAAGCTCTTTCACCTTGGAGAATTCTACCCAGTCAATACGCACAACAATTTGGACAATCTAACTCTCTATTC GTGTCACTGCTCTCGACCAACCAATGCATCAGATGTGCCTGCACAGCTTTTGAACCAGACAGAGTACAACAGCTCGGACTCCATCCCATGGAGCAGTCTCAATGTTTCG ATGTGTAAACTGCTCCATGGGGAATTTGTGGGGCCAGCTTGTGGTCATCATGGGCCTTATATCCCAGATGTTCTCTTTTGGTCTATTATCCTTTTCTTCACCACTTTCTTTTTGTCCTCATTCCTCAAGCAGTTTAAGACGGACAGATACTTCCCCACCAAG GTACGTTCCACTATCAGTGATTTTGCTGTATTTATAACCATCATGATCATGGTACTGGTGGACTATCTGATGGGGATCCCTTCTCCTAAACTGAATGTCCCAGACCGCTTTGAG CCAACTTCAAAGAACAGAGGCTGGCTGATGGACCCTTTAGGAGAAAATCCCTGGTGGACGTTGCTGGTGGCAGCACTTCCTGCGTTGCTCTGTACCATCCTCATCTTTATGGACCAGCAAATTACTGCAGTCATCATCAACCGCAAAGAGCACAAGCTTCAG AAAGGCTGTGGCTATCACCTGGATTTGCTGGTAGTGGCATTAATGCTGGGTGTGTGCTCCATGATGGGCTTGCCATGGTTCGTGGCTGCAACCGTCCTGTCTATTTCCCACGTTAACAGCCTGAAGGTGGAGTCTGGCTGCTCTGCACCAGGAGAGCAGCCCAAGTTTCTGGGCATACGAGAACAGCGCGTTACTGGGTTTATGATATTTGTCCTCATGGGTTGCTCTGTTTTCATGACATCGGTGCTAAAG TTTATTCCTATGCCCGTTCTGTATGGAGTATTTCTCTACATGGGCGCCTCTTCTCTCAAAGGCATTCAA TTCTTTGACAGAATCAAGCTGTTTGGCATGCCTGCAAAGCATCAGCCAGATCTCATCTATCTGCGCTACGTACCACTCTGGAAGGTCCACATCTTCACGCTGGTGCAGCTCACCTGCTTAGTACTGCTCTGGGTAATCAAggcctctgcagcagctgtcgTATTCCCCATGATG GTTCTGGCACTTGTTTTTATCCGGAAGCTCCTagactttttctttacaaaaagaGAGTTAAGCTGGCTGGATGACCTCATGCCagagagcaaaaagaaaaaagaggatgacaagaagaagaaagtccGTGAAAAGCTG GAGGAGGAGTCTAGAatgcaggaggaagaggagatggGACTTAAAGTCACCTTTGAAAGCTCAAACCTGCTCAACATCCCAGTAAAAACACTCTCAGGGAG TTCTGATTCTGACCCCTTGGTTGTAAATATCTCTGATGAAATGGCCAAAACCGCAGTGTGGAAAGCAGTGAACTCGAGTGCAGATTCTTGTGTCCCACCTGTGAATCGTAGTAGAAG CCAAGAAAAGGTGGCCTGTGTTAGAGTTGACATCAGCCCAGACACCCCTGGGGAAGGCTCCGCTGCAGAGACCTTCCTGTGA